The genomic interval TAATGAATTTAATCAGTTCCTCATAGAACCCTTTTCCCCTATGCTCCTGATAATGAATTTCTGCCAATTCCCTTGTTATCTGCAGCATCTTCATGGCGACTATTTTTAATCCCTTTTTTTCCAGTTTAATCAATATATCTCCTACTAACCTTCTTTTAACACCGTCTGGTTTAATCATTAAAAATGTTTGCTCCGGCATATCCATCACCCCTTGTAGTAAATATACTAAAACTGCTGCCTTTTCCTTTTTTTATTGACCCTTCATAGGATCAATATTTTTCCAATTTCATTTTACTTCCTCCGACTATATTTTTTAAATTTTAATATATTCCTCTAGTTTTTTTCTGTCTAGAATTTTGATAATTTTATTTTCTCTGATTATTAATTTTTTTTCCTCTAATTTTTTTACAGCACTATATAAACTTTTTCTGTCAATACTGAGTATTTCACTGAGAAAGGACATATTTTTAAATCTAAACTTATCATCTGTGGAATAGGTCAGTATATTGTGAGCTAAAAACTTTTTTACTCCCTTAAAGTGTAGGATGGAAATATCCCATACAAATTTATGCAGCTTTTCACAGTGAAGTTTCAATAAAAAAATTTTAAATTTATCATTTTTAATCAATTTTATTCCAATATCAAGTGGAATTTCTAAAATTTTCGTTTTATCTCTTATGGTGTAAAAATCCACCCCTCCTTCCTTTCCAAAGAGTAATTTTTTCTCTCCAACGACATTAAAGTTATCCAATAAGATATAATTTAAATCAACTCCATCCTGAGTAGTTTGTTTTATTTGGATCATTCCCTCAATAAGAAAAAAAGTAGAGTTTAGTTCTTTCTCTGAATAATGAAAGTATTCTCCAGATGATAGATTTAATATTTTTAATCTATTTGTGTATTTTTGAGGAATAAAATCTTTTAGTGGAGTTTTCCCTATAATTTCAATGATTTTTTCCACGGCTCACCTCCCTATTTAGAGTATACCCCACAATTATCAAAAACTGTAGAATATTCTACAGTTTTATCTGGAATTTATCTCTATACTTTGCTTGAACGTCTGAAGTTTCATAATAATTTTATCTAGGTATGATCTTTATGAAAGTTTGAATGCAGTTTATAGAAATTAAAGGAGAATTATATTATGAACAAAGAATGGATACTTAAAGAGGAAAAAATACCCAGAGCACTGCTTAAATTATCACTGCCTGCCATCGTTGGGATTTTAATATCTGCCATATATAATGTAGTGGATACACTATTTGTCGGAATGTTAAATGATACCCGTGCAATAGGAGCTATTGCTGTTTCCTACCCGTTATTTATGCTGATAGCAGCCTTAGGACAGATGATTGGTGTTGGCGGAGGGAGTATGATCTCCAGATTTTTGGGAGCACAGGATAAAAAAAGTGCAGATATCACATTTAATCTATCCATAGGTTTAGGGATCATTCTTTCGGCAGCCGCGACTATTTTTGGGGTGGTATATTTAGAACAGATATTAAAGGTTGTAGGAGCAACTCCTACAATCCTACCCTATGCAAAGACATATACATTGATTATCATTTTAGGTACTTTTTTCACTGTCATCAATATGGTTTTA from Psychrilyobacter piezotolerans carries:
- a CDS encoding Crp/Fnr family transcriptional regulator — encoded protein: MEKIIEIIGKTPLKDFIPQKYTNRLKILNLSSGEYFHYSEKELNSTFFLIEGMIQIKQTTQDGVDLNYILLDNFNVVGEKKLLFGKEGGVDFYTIRDKTKILEIPLDIGIKLIKNDKFKIFLLKLHCEKLHKFVWDISILHFKGVKKFLAHNILTYSTDDKFRFKNMSFLSEILSIDRKSLYSAVKKLEEKKLIIRENKIIKILDRKKLEEYIKI